In Sphaeramia orbicularis chromosome 10, fSphaOr1.1, whole genome shotgun sequence, the following proteins share a genomic window:
- the LOC115426758 gene encoding protocadherin beta-16-like — protein MNRRAILFFCLVSLSSVTGQVTYTIPEEMAKGSVIGNIAQDLGLETKRLISGKARIYTRGSDEYIELNRDRGVLLVKERIDRETLCGQTTPCALHFQVILENPMEFYSATVQITDVNDNAPTFEEIKVEFKISESAVIGSKFVLEPAVDLDVGINDLKRYELKPTDNFVLKLHNNADGNRNVEMVLQKPLDREKQEHISLVLTALDGGEPQLSGTMQIDITVLDVNDNAPVFTQPIYKTIVTENSPTGTVVSTVTASDADEGSNGKITYSIGNTDDVKRVFSINKESGQVTLIGNIDFEVSRYFQINVRASDDGGLTDSCKVMIDVQDVNDNKPEINIMSKSNLISEDAVLNTVVTMINIEDKDTGENGKVQCFVSETVPFILKSSTNNFYSLVTDSDLDRERASEYNITVTCSDEGVPSLSSSVTLTLQISDVNDNPPVFERSSYEAYTVENNTPGLSIFTVKATDSDWNQNARVSYILEDSSVNGVPVSSYVSVSADSGVIHAVRSFDYEQIKDFQFRVKAQDGGSPPLSSNVTVKIMIQDQNDNAPQVLYPVQTGGSLVAEMVPRSADVGYLVTKVVAVDVDSGQNAWLSYKLQKATDRALFEVGLQNGEVRTIRQVTDKDAVKQRLTVTVEDNGQPSRSATVIVNVAVADSFPEVLSEFTDFTHDKEYNENLTFYLVLALAVVSFLFITCVVVIISVKIYRWRQSRILYHSNLPVIPYYPPRYSDTLGTGTLPHVYNYEVCRTTDSRKSDCKFGRAGSQNVLIMDPSSTGTMQRIQSEKSILDEPDSPLEVGFVIAFLSVMLL, from the coding sequence ATGAACCGACGGGCGATTCTATTTTTCTGTCTCGTTTCTCTGAGTTCGGTGACTGGACAAGTCACCTACACAATTCCAGAGGAAATGGCGAAAGGCTCTGTAATCGGCAACATCGCACAGGATTTAGGTTTAGAAACAAAACGATTAATTTCTGGTAAAGCTCGTATTTATACTCGGGGGAGTGACGAGTACATCGAGCTGAACAGAGACAGAGGAGTCCTCCTTGTTAAAGAGAGAATCGACAGGGAGACGCTCTGCGGACAGACGACGCCTTGTGCTTTACATTTTCAGGTTATTTTGGAAAACCCGATGGAGTTTTACAGCGCTACAGTTCAGATTACTGATGTTAACGATAATGCTCCGACATTTGAAGAAATAAAGGTGGAGTTTAAAATCAGCGAATCAGCTGTTATTGGATCTAAATTTGTGCTGGAACCAGCAGTCGATCTTGATGTTGGAATTAATGATCTTAAAAGGTATGAATTGAAACCAACAGATAATTTTGTTTTAAAGCTACATAATAACGCTGATGGGAATAGAAATGTTGAGATGGTGTTGCAGAAACCTTTAGACAGAGAGAAACAGGAACATATATCTCTAGTGTTAACGGCTTTAGATGGAGGAGAGCCGCAGTTGTCAGGGACAATGCAGATTGACATTACAGTTTTAGATGTAAATGATAATGCTCCTGTTTTTACTCAGCCTATTTATAAGACTATAGTTACTGAAAATTCACCTACAGGCACAGTTGTTTCCACTGTGACAGCGTCAGATGCAGATGAGGGTTCTAACGGTAAAATAACATATTCAATTGGAAATACAGATGATGTCAAAAGAGTATTTAGCATTAACAAGGAAAGTGGTCAGGTTACTTTGATCGGAAATATTGACTTTGAAGTATCACGATATTTTCAAATAAATGTCCGTGCTAGTGATGATGGAGGTCTCACAGACTCTTGTAAAGTGATGATCGATGTGCAGGATGTAAATGATAACAAACCAGAAATTAACATAATGTCAAAGTCAAACCTAATATCCGAGGATGCTGTACTCAACACCGTTGTTACAATGATTAATATTGAAGATAAAGACACTGGAGAAAATGGAAAGGTGCAATGTTTCGTGAGTGAGACAGTGCCGTTTATTTTAAAATCTTCAACTAATAATTTTTATAGTTTAGTGACAGACAGTGATTTAGACAGAGAGAGAGCTTCTGAGTATAATATAACTGTGACCTGCTCTGATGAAGGAGTACCCTCCCTCTCCAGCAGCGTCACTCTCACCTTACAGATCTCTGATGTCAATGATAACCCTCCTGTCTTTGAGAGGAGCTCATATGAGGCCTACACTGTAGAAAACAACACACCTGGTCTCTCTATATTCACAGTCAAAGCCACAGACTCTGACTGGAACCAGAATGCTCGTGTTTCTTACATACTGGAGGACTCCTCTGTTAACGGAGTGCCAGTCTCCTCATATGTGTCCGTTAGTGCTGATAGTGGAGTCATCCATGCAGTGCGTTCTTTTGACTACGAGCAGATCAAGGATTTCCAGTTCCGGGTCAAAGCTCAGGATGGAGGCTCCCCTCCACTCAGTAGTAATGTGACTGTGAAAATAATGATCCAGGACCAGAACGACAACGCCCCTCAGGTTCTGTACCCAGTCCAGACTGGTGGCTCTCTGGTGGCTGAAATGGTGCCTCGTTCAGCAGATGTGGGCTATCTGGTCACTAAAGTGGTGGCTGTTGATGTGGACTCTGGACAGAATGCCTGGCTctcctataaactgcagaaagccACAGACAGGGCGCTGTTTGAGGTGGGCTTACAGAATGGAGAAGTAAGAACTATCCgccaagtcactgataaagatgcAGTCAAACAAAGACTGACTGTTACAGTGGAGGACAACGGACAGCCCTCTCGTTCAGCTACAGTCATTGTAAACGTGGCGGTGGCGGACAGCTTTCCTGAAGTGCTGTCTGAGTTCACTGACTTTACACACGACAAGGAGTACAATGAGAACCTGACTTTTTACTTAGTTTTggctttggctgtagtttcctTTTTATTCATCACGTGTGTGGTGGTCATTATATCAGTGAAAATCTACAGATGGAGACAGTCTCGCATCCTGTATCACTCCAATCTGCCAGTGATTCCATATTATCCACCACGTTACTCCGACACTTTGGGGACAGGGACTCTCCCACACGTGTACAACTACGAGGTGTGCAGGACGACTGACTCCAGAAAGAGTGACTGTAAGTTTGGCAGAGCTGGTAGTCAGAACGTGCTGATAATGGACCCCAGTTCAACAGGGACGATGCAGAGGATACAGAGTGAAAAGAGCATCCTGGATGAACCAGACTCTCCTCTAGAGGTTGGTTTTGTCATTGCTTTTCTCTCAGTGATGTTGCTTTAG
- the LOC115426759 gene encoding protocadherin beta-16-like encodes MARQVLLFLSVLSFGSVRGQVSYSIPEEMPKGSLVGNIAQDLGLQIKRLITGKARIYTRDSDEYVELNRDRGVLLVKERIDRETLCRQTTPCALHFQVILENPMEFYSVTVQITDINDNSPIFKKAEMNFKISESMMIGAKLVLERAVDPDVGINGVHGYELKPTDNFVLKLHNNADGNKNIEMVLQKPLDREKQEQISLVLTAVDGGEPQMSGTMQIIITVLDANDNAPVFTQPTYKATVTENSPKGTVVASVTASDADQGSNGKITYSITNAIDDDKKLFEVNKETGEVTLIGDIDFETSRNHQIHLLASDDGGLTDSCKLLIDVQDINDNNPEINIMSKTNVISEDAKVNTVVTMINIEDKDTGENGRVQCSLRESVPFALKTSTNNFFSLVTDSDLDREGASEYNITVTCSDEGLPSLSSSVTLTLQISDVNDNPPVFERSSYEAYIVENNTPGLSIFTVKATDADWNQNARVSYILEDSSVNGVPVSSYVSVSADSGVIHAVRSFDYEQIKDFKFCIKAQDGGSPPLSSNVTVKIMIQDQNDNAPQVLYPVQTGGSLVAEMVPRSADVGYLVTKVVAVDVDSGQNAWLSYKLQKATDRALFEVGLQNGEVRTIRQVTDKDAVKQRLTVIVEDNGQPSRSATVIVNVAVADSFPEVLSEFTDFTHDKEYNENLTFYLVLALAVVSFLFITCVVVIISVKIYRWRQSRILYHSNLPVIPYYPPRYSDTLGTGTLPHVYNYEVCRTTDSRKSDCKFGRAGSQNVLIMDPSSTGTMQRIQSEKSILDEPDSPLEVRNKLSFSHL; translated from the coding sequence ATGGCGAGGCAAGTACTGCTGTTTCTGTCCGTCCTTTCTTTCGGCTCCGTTCGTGGTCAGGTGAGCTATTCTATTCCGGAGGAGATGCCTAAAGGATCTCTGGTTGGAAATATAGCTCAAGATTTAGGTTTACAGATCAAGCGTCTAATTACTGGTAAAGCTCGTATTTATACCCGAGACAGTGACGAGTACGTCGAGCTGAACAGAGACAGAGGAGTCCTCCTTGTTAAAGAGAGAATCGACAGGGAGACGCTCTGCAGACAGACGACGCCTTGTGCTTTACATTTTCAGGTTATATTAGAGAATCCTATGGAATTTTACAGTGTCACAGTTCAAATTACAGACATCAATGATAACTCGCCAATCTTTAAAAAGGctgaaatgaactttaaaattAGTGAATCCATGATGATCGGCGCAAAATTAGTACTGGAAAGGGCTGTAGATCCCGATGTTGGAATTAATGGTGTCCATGGCTATGAATTAAAACCAACAGATAATTTCGTTTTGAAGCTCCATAACAACGCTGAcggaaataaaaatattgaaatggtTTTACAGAAACCCTTAGACAGAGAAAAACAGGAACAGATATCCCTTGTATTAACGGCTGTGGATGGAGGAGAACCACAGATGTCAGGAACAATGCAGATTATCATTACAGTTTTAGATGCAAATGATAATGCTCCTGTTTTCACTCAGCCCACATACAAGGCTACAGTGACGGAGAATTCACCAAAAGGCACAGTTGTGGCTTCCGTCACAGCCTCAGATGCAGATCAGGGTTCCAATGGTAAAATAACATATTCAATTACTAATGCAATAGATGATGACAAGAAATTGTTCGAGGTCAATAAGGAAACTGGTGAGGTAACTTTAATAGGAGACATTGACTTTGAAACCTCCCGAAATCATCAAATACATTTACTCGCTAGTGATGACGGTGGGCTTACAGATTCATGTAAATTGCTCATTGATGTACAAGATATAAACGACAATAATCCTGAAATTAACATAATGTCAAAAACAAATGTAATATCAGAAGACGCAAAAGTCAACACAGTCGTGACGATGATAAATATTGAAGACAAGGACACTGGAGAAAACGGGAGGGTACAATGTTCTCTGAGGGAAAGTGTCCCATTTGCTTTAAAGACATCAACAAATAACTTCTTTAGTTTAGTCACAGACAGTGATTTAGACAGAGAGGGAGCTTCTGAATATAATATAACTGTGACCTGCTCTGATGAAGGATTACCCTCCCTCTCCAGCAGCGTCACTCTCACCTTACAGATCTCTGATGTCAATGATAACCCTCCTGTCTTTGAGAGGAGCTCATATGAGGCCTACATTGTAGAAAACAACACACCTGGTCTCTCTATATTCACAGTGAAAGCCACAGACGCTGACTGGAACCAGAATGCCCGTGTTTCTTACATACTGGAGGACTCCTCTGTTAACGGAGTGCCAGTCTCCTCATATGTGTCCGTTAGTGCTGATAGTGGAGTCATCCATGCAGTGCGTTCTTTTGACTACGAGCAGATCAAGGATTTCAAGTTTTGCATCAAAGCTCAGGATGGAGGCTCCCCTCCACTCAGTAGTAATGTGACTGTGAAAATAATGATCCAGGACCAGAACGATAACGCCCCTCAGGTTCTGTACCCAGTCCAGACTGGTGGCTCTCTGGTGGCTGAAATGGTGCCTCGTTCAGCAGATGTGGGCTATCTGGTCACTAAAGTGGTGGCTGTTGATGTGGACTCTGGACAGAATGCCTGGCTctcctataaactgcagaaagccACAGACAGGGCGCTGTTTGAGGTGGGTTTACAGAATGGAGAAGTCAGAACTATCCgccaagtcactgataaagatgcAGTCAAACAAAGACTGACTGTTATAGTGGAGGACAACGGACAGCCCTCTCGTTCAGCTACAGTCATTGTAAACGTGGCGGTGGCGGACAGCTTTCCTGAAGTGCTGTCTGAGTTCACTGACTTTACACACGACAAGGAGTACAATGAGAACCTGACTTTTTACTTAGTGTTggctttggctgtagtttcctTCCTCTTCATCACGTGTGTGGTGGTCATTATATCAGTGAAAATCTACAGATGGAGACAGTCTCGAATCCTGTATCACTCCAATCTCCCAGTGATTCCATATTATCCACCACGTTACTCAGACACTTTGGGGACAGGGACTCTCCCACACGTGTACAACTACGAGGTGTGCAGGACGACTGACTCCAGGAAGAGTGACTGTAAGTTTGGCAGAGCTGGTAGTCAGAACGTGCTGATAATGGACCCCAGTTCAACAGGGACGATGCAGAGGATACAGAGTGAAAAGAGCATCCTGGATGAACCAGACTCTCCTCTAGAGGTTAGAAACAAATTATCTTTCTCACATTTATAG
- the LOC115426756 gene encoding protocadherin beta-16-like: MKRLAVLFFCVASVSSVIGQVTYTIPEEMTKGSLIGNIAQDLGLETKRLISGKARIYTRGSDEYIELNRDRGVLVVKERIDRETLCRQTTPCALHFQVILENPMEFYSVTVQITDINDNAPMFEENKVEFKISESAVIGSKFVLERAVDLDVGINDLKRYELKPTDNFSLKLHNNADGKKIVEMVLQKPLDREKQEHISLVLTAVDGGEPQMSGAMQIDITVLDVNDNAPVFTQPTYKATVTENSPKGTVVTTVTASDADQGSNGKVTYSITNRLDDVRRLFIVNKDNGEITLIGNIDFEQSRHFQVDVRASDDGGLTDSSKVMIDVQDVNDNKPEINIMSESNIISEDAKLNTVVTMINIEDKDTGENGKVQCFVSETVPFLLKSSTNNFYSLVTDSDLDRERASEYNITVTCSDEGVPSLSSSVTLTLQISDVNDNPPVFERSSYEAYIVENNTPGLSIFTVKATDSDWNQNARVSYILEDSSVNGVPVSSYVSVSADSGVIHAVRSFDYEQIKDFQFCIKAQDGGSPPLSSNVTVKIMIQDQNDNAPQVLYPVQTGGSLVAEMVPRSADVGYLVTKVVAVDVDSGQNAWLSYKLQKATDRALFEVGLQNGEVRTIRQVTDKDAVKQRLTVIVEDNGQPSRSATVIVNVAVADSFPEVLSEFTDFTHDKEYNENLTFYLVLALAVVSFLFITCVVVIISVKIYRWRQSRILYHSNLPVIPYYPPRYSDTLGTGTLPHVYNYEVCRTTDSRKSDCKFGRAGSQNVLIMDPSSTGTMQRIQSEKSILDEPDSPLEVRLPYHTLYASYRKI; encoded by the coding sequence ATGAAGCGACTGgcagtgttgtttttctgtgttgcTTCGGTCAGTTCGGTGATTGGGCAAGTCACCTACACAATTCCAGAAGAAATGACCAAAGGATCCTTAATCGGTAACATAGCACAGGATTTAGGTTTAGAAACAAAACGATTAATTTCTGGTAAAGCTCGTATTTATACTCGAGGCAGCGACGAGTACATCGAGCTGAACCGAGACAGAGGAGTCCTCGTTGTTAAAGAGAGAATCGACAGGGAGACGCTCTGCAGACAGACGACGCCTTGTGCTTTACATTTTCAGGTTATTTTGGAAAACCCGATGGAGTTTTACAGCGTTACAGTGCAGATTACAGATATTAATGATAATGCTCCAAtgtttgaagaaaacaaagtggAATTTAAAATCAGCGAATCAGCGGTGATTGGATCGAAATTTGTGCTGGAAAGGGCTGTGGATCTGGATGTTGGAATTAATGATCTTAAAAGGTATGAACTGAAACCAACAGATAATTTTTCTCTAAAGCTGCATAACAACGCTGATGGGAAGAAAATCGTCGAGATGGTTTTACAGAAACCTCTAGACAGAGAGAAGCAGGAACACATATCACTCGTATTAACAGCTGTAGATGGAGGAGAGCCGCAGATGTCAGGAGCAATGCAGATTGACATTACAGTTTTAGACGTAAATGATAATGCTCCTGTTTTTACTCAGCCCACATACAAGGCAACAGTTACTGAAAATTCACCTAAAGGCACAGTTGTTACCACTGTTACAGCTTCAGATGCAGATCAGGGTTCAAACGGTAAAGTTACATATTCAATCACTAATAGATTAGATGACGTCAGAAGGCTATTTATAGTTAACAAAGACAACGGAGAGATAACTTTGATCggaaatattgattttgaacaatCACGGCATTTTCAAGTAGATGTCCGTGCAAGTGATGATGGAGGTCTGACAGACTCTTCTAAAGTGATGATTGATGTGCAGGATGTAAATGATAACAAACCAGAAATAAATATAATGTCAGAGTCAAATATAATTTCGGAGGATGCCAAACTCAACACCGTTGTTACAATGATAAACATTGAAGATAAAGACACTGGAGAAAATGGAAAGGTGCAATGTTTCGTGAGTGAGACAGTGCCGTTTCTTTTAAAATCTTCAACTAATAATTTCTATAGTTTAGTGACAGACAGTGATTTAGACAGAGAGAGAGCTTCTGAATATAATATAACAGTAACCTGCTCTGATGAAGGAGTACCCTCCCTCTCCAGCAGCGTCACTCTCACCTTACAGATCTCTGATGTAAATGATAACCCTCCTGTCTTTGAGAGGAGCTCATATGAGGCCTACATAGTGGAAAACAACACACCTGGTCTCTCTATATTCACAGTGAAAGCCACAGACTCTGACTGGAACCAGAATGCCCGTGTTTCTTACATACTGGAGGACTCCTCTGTTAACGGAGTGCCAGTCTCCTCATATGTGTCCGTTAGTGCTGATAGTGGAGTCATCCATGCAGTGCGTTCTTTTGACTACGAACAAATCAAGGATTTCCAGTTTTGCATCAAAGCTCAGGATGGAGGCTCCCCTCCACTCAGTAGTAATGTGACTGTGAAAATAATGATCCAGGACCAGAACGACAATGCCCCTCAGGTTCTCTACCCAGTCCAGACTGGTGGTTCTCTGGTGGCTGAAATGGTGCCTCGTTCAGCAGATGTGGGCTATCTGGTCACTAAAGTGGTGGCTGTTGATGTGGACTCTGGACAAAACGCCTGGCTctcctataaactgcagaaagccACAGACAGGGCGCTGTTTGAGGTGGGCTTACAGAATGGAGAAGTAAGAACTATCCgccaagtcactgataaagatgcAGTCAAACAAAGACTGACTGTTATAGTGGAGGACAACGGACAGCCCTCTCGTTCAGCTACAGTCATTGTTAACGTGGCGGTGGCGGACAGCTTTCCTGAAGTGCTGTCTGAGTTCACTGACTTTACACACGATAAGGAGTACAATGAGAACCTGACTTTTTACTTAGTGTTggctttggctgtagtttcctTCCTCTTCATCACGTGTGTGGTGGTCATTATATCAGTGAAAATCTACAGATGGAGACAGTCTCGCATCCTGTATCACTCCAATCTGCCAGTGATTCCATATTATCCACCACGTTACTCCGACACTTTGGGGACAGGGACTCTCCCACACGTGTACAACTACGAGGTGTGCAGAACGACTGACTCCAGAAAGAGTGACTGTAAATTTGGCCGAGCTGGTAGTCAGAACGTGCTGATAATGGACCCCAGTTCAACAGGGACGATGCAGAGGATACAGAGTGAAAAGAGCATCCTGGATGAACCAGACTCTCCTCTAGAGGTTAGACTGCCTTATCATACTTTATATGCATCAtatagaaaaatttga
- the LOC115426762 gene encoding protocadherin beta-16-like encodes MNRRALLFFCLVCLSSATGQVTYTIPEEMTKGSLIGNIAQDLGLETKRLISGKARIYTRGSDEYIELNRDRGVLLVKERIDRETLCRQTTPCALHFQVILENPMEFYSATVQITDINDNAPIFEKNKAEFKISESAVIGSKFALVRAVDLDVGINDLKRYELKPTDNFALKLHNNADGNKNVEMVLQKPLDREKQEHISLVLTAVDGGEPQLSGTMQIDITVLDVNDNAPVFTQPIYKAVVTENSPKGTVIATVTASDADQGSNGKITYSITNTLDDVRKLFTVKRDSGEITLIGNIDFEESRHFQVDLLASDDGGLTDSCKLMIDVQDVNDNKPEINIMSKSNIISEDAELNTVVTMINIEDKDTGENGKVQCSIGETVPFTLKSSTNNFYSLVTDSDLDRERASEYNITVTCSDEGVPSLSSSVTLTLQISDVNDNPPVFERSSYEAYIVENNTPGLSIFTVKATDSDWNQNARVSYILEDSSVNGVPVSSYVSVSADSGVIHAVRSFDYEQIKDFKFRVKAQDGGSPPLSSNVTVKIMIQDQNDNAPQVLYPVQTGGSLVAEMVPRSADVGYLVTKVVAVDVDSGQNAWLSYKLQKATDRALFEVGLQNGEVRTIRQVTDKDAVKQRLTVIVEDNGQPSRSATVIVNVAVADSFPEVLSEFTDFTHDKEYNENLTFYLVLALAVVSFLFITCVVVIISVKIYRWRQSRILYHSNLPVIPYYPPRYSDTLGTGTLPHVYNYEVCRTTDSRKSDCKFGRAGSQNVLIMDPSSTGTMQRIQSEKSILDEPDSPLEVRHKLFFI; translated from the coding sequence ATGAACCGACGGGCgcttttatttttctgtctcGTTTGTCTCAGTTCGGCGACTGGACAAGTCACCTACACAATTCCGGAGGAAATGACCAAAGGATCCTTAATCGGTAACATAGCACAGGATTTAGGTTTGGAAACCAAACGATTAATTTCTGGTAAAGCTCGTATATATACTCGAGGCAGCGACGAGTACATCGAGCTGAACAGAGACAGAGGAGTCCTCCTTGTTAAAGAGAGAATCGACAGGGAGACGCTCTGCAGACAGACGACGCCTTGTGCTTTACATTTTCAGGTTATTTTGGAAAACCCGATGGAGTTTTACAGCGCTACAGTCCAGATTACAGATATTAATGATAATGCTccgatatttgaaaaaaacaaggcCGAGTTTAAAATCAGTGAATCAGCGGTGATTGGATCGAAATTTGCGCTGGTAAGGGCTGTGGATCTGGATGTTGGCATTAATGATCTGAAAAGGTATGAACTGAAACCAACAGACAATTTTGCCTTAAAGCTACATAATAACGCTGATGGAAACAAAAATGTTGAGATGGTGTTGCAGAAACCTTTAGACAGAGAGAAACAGGAACACATATCACTCGTATTAACGGCTGTAGACGGAGGAGAGCCGCAGTTGTCAGGAACAATGCAGATTGACATTACAGTTTTAGATGTAAATGATAATGCTCCTGTTTTTACTCAGCCTATTTATAAAGCTGTAGTTACTGAAAATTCACCTAAAGGCACAGTTATTGCCACTGTTACAGCGTCAGatgcagaccaaggttctaacGGTAAAATAACATATTCAATCACTAATACATTAGATGATGTGAGGAAATTATTCACGGTGAAAAGGGACAGTGGTGAGATAACTTTGATTGGAAATATTGACTTTGAAGAATCACGGCATTTTCAAGTAGATCTTCTTGCTAGTGATGATGGAGGTCTCACAGACTCCTGTAAATTGATGATTGATGTGCAGGATGTAAATGATAACAAACCAGAAATTAACATAATGTCAAAGTCAAACATAATATCTGAGGACGCCGAACTCAACACAGTGGTTACAATGATTAACATCGAAGACAAAGACACTGGAGAAAATGGAAAGGTGCAATGTTCAATAGGTGAAACTGTACCATTTACTttaaaatcatctaccaataatTTCTATAGTTTAGTAACGGACAGTGATTTAGACAGAGAGAGAGCTTCTGAGTACAATATAACTGTGACCTGTTCTGATGAAGGAGTACCCTCCCTCTCCAGCAGCGTCACTCTCACCTTACAGATCTCTGATGTCAATGATAACCCTCCTGTCTTTGAGAGGAGCTCATATGAGGCCTACATAGTAGAAAACAACACACCTGGTCTCTCTATATTCACAGTCAAAGCCACAGACTCTGACTGGAACCAGAATGCCCGTGTTTCTTACATACTGGAGGACTCCTCTGTTAACGGAGTGCCAGTCTCCTCATATGTGTCCGTTAGTGCTGATAGTGGAGTCATCCATGCAGTGCGTTCTTTTGACTACGAACAGATCAAGGATTTCAAGTTCAGGGTCAAAGCTCAGGATGGAGGCTCCCCTCCACTCAGTAGTAATGTGACTGTGAAAATAATGATCCAGGACCAGAACGACAACGCCCCTCAGGTTCTATACCCAGTCCAGACTGGTGGCTCTCTGGTGGCTGAAATGGTGCCTCGTTCAGCAGATGTGGGCTATCTGGTCACTAAAGTGGTGGCTGTTGATGTGGACTCTGGACAGAATGCCTGGCTCTCCTATAAACTACAGAAAGCCACAGACAGGGCGCTGTTTGAGGTGGGCTTACAGAATGGAGAAGTAAGAACTATCCgccaagtcactgataaagatgcAGTCAAACAAAGACTGACTGTTATAGTGGAGGACAACGGACAGCCCTCCCGTTCAGCTACAGTCATTGTTAACGTGGCGGTGGCGGACAGCTTTCCTGAAGTGCTGTCTGAGTTCACTGACTTTACACACGACAAGGAGTACAATGAGAACCTGACTTTTTACTTAGTGTTggctttggctgtagtttcctTCCTTTTCATCACGTGTGTGGTGGTCATTATATCAGTGAAAATCTACAGATGGAGACAGTCTCGCATCCTGTATCACTCCAATCTGCCAGTGATTCCATATTATCCACCACGTTACTCCGACACTTTGGGGACAGGGACTCTCCCACACGTGTACAACTACGAGGTGTGCAGGACGACTGACTCCAGAAAGAGTGATTGTAAGTTTGGCAGAGCTGGTAGTCAGAACGTGCTGATAATGGACCCCAGTTCAACAGGGACGATGCAGAGGATACAGAGTGAAAAGAGCATCCTGGATGAACCAGACTCTCCACTAGAGGTTAGacataaattattttttatttga